In Microvenator marinus, one genomic interval encodes:
- a CDS encoding DUF4476 domain-containing protein, with product MSKLKMVLGGLALFGLAACAGMQMPAGGVWGPGYQDEGGSSSAGSGVAVPGPNAQAMSYGEFEQLKVYVEEATMSNQKIDVIVNASQSAYFSAAQVGELVVMLDMKNDRVRVVEAVAERILDLNNPNPIVTKLTFADEKSDVQNIMSEALAARQAEEARLAEEARVAEQRRAEEEAQRAEEARIAEQERQQQAAQQPDNSGSSSTSSSSSSSSSSSSSSAYCCLGDKYNECDSGAAAGACMGFGKCIFDCMVAGGSSCDSKCADEYPLIQQCRAVAANDHMCRN from the coding sequence ATGAGCAAGTTGAAGATGGTGTTGGGTGGTTTGGCTCTTTTTGGCCTGGCAGCGTGTGCAGGGATGCAGATGCCGGCGGGCGGTGTCTGGGGCCCCGGCTACCAGGACGAAGGCGGCTCAAGCTCCGCCGGCTCAGGCGTTGCCGTTCCTGGGCCGAACGCACAAGCCATGTCATACGGTGAGTTCGAGCAGCTCAAGGTTTATGTGGAAGAGGCGACCATGTCTAACCAGAAGATCGACGTGATCGTGAATGCCTCTCAGAGCGCCTATTTCTCTGCGGCACAGGTCGGTGAACTGGTCGTCATGTTGGACATGAAGAACGACCGCGTTCGCGTCGTGGAGGCCGTTGCTGAGCGTATTTTGGACCTCAACAACCCGAATCCGATCGTCACCAAACTCACCTTTGCAGACGAGAAGTCCGACGTTCAAAACATCATGTCGGAGGCTCTGGCGGCGCGTCAGGCAGAAGAGGCGCGTCTTGCAGAAGAGGCGCGTGTTGCAGAGCAAAGACGTGCGGAAGAAGAGGCCCAGCGGGCCGAAGAAGCTCGTATTGCTGAGCAAGAGCGTCAGCAGCAGGCAGCCCAGCAACCGGACAACTCGGGATCAAGCTCGACTTCCTCAAGTTCGTCCAGTTCGTCTAGTTCCAGTTCGTCCTCAGCCTACTGTTGTCTCGGCGACAAGTATAACGAGTGTGATAGTGGGGCGGCTGCCGGCGCTTGTATGGGTTTTGGAAAGTGTATCTTCGATTGTATGGTCGCGGGTGGGTCGAGCTGCGATAGCAAGTGTGCGGACGAGTACCCGCTCATTCAGCAATGTCGTGCGGTTGCTGCAAATGACCATATGTGTCGGAACTGA
- a CDS encoding outer membrane lipoprotein carrier protein LolA yields the protein MRIVLIFLCAWLCWTPSLGAQGAPDEATPSAEFLLKTLRSKQVIRVEFQEEVRLPFLKQPLKSSGYLVIHPDKGFIRKVLSPAESAAAFDGNRITVTDASGTFSVDKETAPQVVSAMLLWRTLVTESEPLDRNYDVSVKTNDGEWSVTLKSRDKGAIFEKCVIRGKDNVVMTLDLDESDEVKRFIRFGVPQPASKLSNEESAMLESL from the coding sequence ATGAGAATAGTACTAATCTTTTTGTGTGCGTGGTTGTGTTGGACACCTTCGCTTGGTGCGCAAGGTGCTCCTGATGAGGCCACCCCTTCAGCAGAATTTCTCTTAAAGACATTGCGGTCGAAACAGGTGATTCGAGTTGAATTTCAGGAAGAAGTTCGCCTGCCTTTCCTTAAACAACCGTTGAAATCGAGTGGGTATCTGGTTATCCATCCTGATAAAGGATTCATTCGTAAGGTCCTCTCACCAGCCGAGTCCGCGGCCGCATTTGATGGCAACCGAATTACCGTAACAGACGCGTCTGGGACTTTTTCGGTCGACAAGGAAACTGCCCCACAGGTGGTGTCTGCGATGTTGTTGTGGAGAACTCTCGTCACTGAGTCCGAACCCTTAGATAGGAATTACGACGTCTCGGTCAAAACGAACGATGGGGAGTGGTCGGTCACCTTAAAGAGCCGAGACAAAGGTGCGATTTTTGAAAAGTGCGTCATTCGAGGCAAAGACAACGTCGTTATGACGCTAGACCTGGACGAATCGGATGAGGTCAAGCGATTCATTCGTTTTGGAGTGCCTCAACCTGCGTCCAAATTGTCCAACGAAGAATCCGCGATGTTGGAGAGTCTGTGA
- a CDS encoding TlpA family protein disulfide reductase → MGSKSIQKGPLLAVGCIALVVGGILAAALGIVGLIGFGLSEMELEEVAECANLEDITACERCCFGAGYADGMPGLLPGEADCRCIVDEPGERPVYPTDHLIQPGEPIPSFELADLSGTVRSSDELQGKPALLMLWAPCCGPCADQHRIMRELSAMDTGVNIAAIALDYDSTKELQDYAASRGLRYMILQGNEEVSEAFRINSYPTIVLVGADGRVQKNWAGSALLEELLKEIEGG, encoded by the coding sequence TTGGGGTCAAAATCTATTCAAAAAGGCCCACTCTTGGCCGTAGGCTGCATCGCATTGGTCGTTGGCGGGATTCTGGCGGCGGCCCTCGGGATTGTCGGACTGATAGGCTTTGGGCTAAGTGAAATGGAGCTCGAAGAGGTTGCGGAATGCGCCAATCTAGAAGATATCACTGCGTGTGAGCGATGCTGTTTTGGTGCCGGCTATGCTGACGGAATGCCCGGCCTCTTGCCGGGCGAGGCCGATTGTCGGTGCATTGTGGATGAACCTGGGGAACGGCCGGTCTACCCGACTGACCACCTGATCCAACCGGGAGAACCGATTCCGAGTTTTGAGTTGGCTGACCTGAGCGGCACGGTGCGCAGCAGCGATGAGCTACAGGGTAAGCCTGCCCTTCTGATGCTCTGGGCGCCATGTTGCGGCCCTTGTGCCGACCAACATCGCATCATGAGGGAGCTCTCGGCCATGGACACTGGTGTCAATATCGCCGCGATTGCCTTGGACTACGATAGCACCAAAGAACTCCAAGATTACGCCGCGAGCCGGGGGCTTCGTTATATGATTCTCCAGGGCAATGAGGAGGTCTCTGAGGCATTCCGAATCAATTCCTATCCCACGATTGTGCTGGTTGGGGCGGATGGGCGAGTCCAAAAGAACTGGGCAGGATCAGCACTTTTGGAAGAACTGCTCAAGGAGATAGAAGGAGGCTAG
- a CDS encoding HAL/PAL/TAL family ammonia-lyase, with translation MKSVVFGSTPLTVEDIVGVAQGRFTPKLNVDPSFRKEIDHSRRKFEGLVGQDARVYGVTTGFGENIRMTIGSSEASNLAQNLIRFHGCGTGDIFGEHEAAAITACRLQSLCSPYSAVRWELLEQVLWMLQNRVLPAIPVEGSVGASGDLTPLSYLAASVAGTREVLWKSALHPTEEVFAELGRTPLDIGPKESLAIMNGTSAMTGVATLVIHRARRLSELAAYLSAVLSDVTDANSAHFDPRLHSSKPHAGQILAAERMARWLCYDPGRHVDPEQLQSVYSIRCAPHVIGVLSDTLKPATLWVETELNGSSDNPLFDAEMGVVLHGGNFYGGHVAMAMDMLKTSIASVADLMDRQMQLLCGPVVANGSHLPRNLVPPDHHEGGDARHGFKAMSIATSALAAEALKLTMPATAFSRSTESHNQDKVSMGTIAARDASRVMQLTERVAAILIIALAQAVDLRPPAATQKASRAFRDLIREDIDFADNDRRFDGDIRTVVGRLEASLVEDLRRLER, from the coding sequence ATGAAGTCAGTCGTATTCGGTTCGACCCCGTTGACAGTTGAGGACATCGTCGGTGTAGCGCAAGGGCGTTTTACGCCGAAGCTCAATGTCGACCCATCGTTTCGCAAAGAGATCGATCATAGCCGAAGAAAGTTTGAGGGGTTGGTTGGTCAAGACGCACGAGTTTACGGCGTCACCACAGGGTTTGGCGAAAACATACGCATGACTATTGGTTCGTCCGAGGCGTCAAATCTCGCCCAAAATCTAATTCGCTTTCATGGCTGTGGAACCGGAGATATCTTCGGTGAGCACGAAGCTGCAGCGATTACAGCCTGTCGGCTGCAGTCTCTATGCTCGCCTTATTCTGCTGTGCGTTGGGAGCTTCTGGAGCAAGTACTTTGGATGCTTCAGAACCGAGTGCTTCCAGCAATTCCCGTGGAAGGCTCTGTTGGGGCAAGTGGCGATCTCACACCACTTTCTTACCTTGCAGCCAGTGTTGCTGGCACCCGAGAGGTCCTTTGGAAGTCTGCACTGCATCCGACCGAAGAGGTCTTTGCTGAGTTGGGGCGCACTCCGCTCGATATCGGCCCTAAAGAAAGTCTCGCGATTATGAACGGCACCAGCGCCATGACGGGCGTCGCCACATTGGTGATCCACCGAGCGCGGCGACTCAGCGAATTGGCTGCATATTTGTCGGCCGTTCTCAGTGATGTCACCGACGCGAACTCGGCGCACTTTGATCCTAGACTGCATTCTAGCAAGCCACATGCTGGCCAGATTTTGGCGGCAGAGCGCATGGCAAGATGGCTGTGCTACGATCCCGGCCGTCATGTCGATCCCGAACAGCTGCAAAGCGTCTATTCGATTCGCTGCGCGCCACACGTCATTGGCGTGCTTTCAGACACGCTCAAGCCGGCAACTCTCTGGGTTGAAACCGAATTGAATGGCTCAAGCGATAATCCATTGTTTGACGCGGAAATGGGAGTCGTTCTTCACGGCGGAAATTTCTATGGAGGGCATGTAGCAATGGCGATGGATATGTTGAAGACGAGCATTGCCAGCGTGGCCGATCTCATGGATCGGCAAATGCAGTTGCTTTGTGGACCAGTCGTGGCCAACGGATCGCATCTTCCTCGCAACCTGGTGCCGCCGGATCATCATGAAGGCGGAGACGCACGCCATGGATTCAAAGCCATGTCGATTGCGACTTCTGCGTTGGCGGCTGAAGCCTTGAAGTTGACGATGCCTGCGACGGCGTTTAGCCGCAGCACAGAAAGCCATAATCAGGACAAAGTCAGTATGGGCACCATTGCTGCACGCGATGCGTCAAGGGTGATGCAGCTGACAGAACGAGTCGCTGCCATTCTGATTATCGCGCTCGCCCAAGCGGTTGACCTGAGACCGCCAGCAGCCACCCAGAAAGCATCCCGAGCCTTCCGTGATTTAATCCGTGAGGATATCGACTTCGCCGACAACGATCGCCGCTTCGACGGTGATATTCGCACCGTCGTCGGTCGGTTGGAAGCCTCCCTTGTCGAAGACTTGCGCAGGCTCGAAAGATGA
- a CDS encoding MMPL family transporter: protein MRGFVGALFVIILGGLLTFVFTQRQPRFPSDIVEFLPVGDDSSSAAKELARSGLSQRVVLLIEGVPHEQRREFVGKFVEDMKGSGLFREVSGGPPNTMSQVHDVYFPHRYSHLASTSEELEQLNTAAAMQDKAESFLAALNGRYSMFLQRAGPKDPLLAYIGMVERLSTLMRPTMHVVDGFYQTSSGESVIFAELSVSPFDSKSAVQVHDFIHTSFDQHNVFEAKLMISGVYRYTKSISTTIKNDIQRITVVSLFGILFIFGFGFGKLRFALLPILSIGVGVLAAILFTSIVLSEIHLIALAFGASLIGVCVDFSIHFLNLSTHSKRSVWPPIWLGALTTIGGFSVLLTSTVPALKQIAVFSTIGVVTSVGTTWLLARHFFLTEKAPRHQRAVVAVNQMFDLLRTRPLWALSLGVPTLLIPMLGLPSLHIEKDMRSLRDPLPALRIEDELVQAKISGERSSSVIIVRGNDAQTALDRNDSLAVQLEHAIANRELEGYSSMHHLLWSGKTQAMNREFLQENRNSLLSKMSKAYDEAGVDSATLEPIKEQNFFAPKEFLTLSDLRGSALSSLVDLFDARKDGTVLLTFLERVDKPQALADRVAAVPGAFMFNQEDSLNSAWQELGHEITRAALYGLALIAFIVVLGFRKVRSILVAMVPPFAGCFASLGVFGLMEVPVGPIHGLGLMLVIALAADYGVMLASHHRDIGPAALSIFMAYGSTMFSFGALGLSEHPLLRSFGLTIAMGATFALLLLPFSAVLLQRKKDTVCES from the coding sequence GTGAGGGGTTTTGTCGGGGCACTCTTCGTCATCATCCTTGGTGGTCTTTTGACGTTTGTTTTCACGCAAAGACAGCCCCGCTTCCCGTCAGATATCGTGGAGTTTTTGCCGGTCGGAGATGACTCGTCCAGTGCAGCTAAAGAGCTTGCGCGATCTGGATTGTCACAGAGAGTCGTCCTTTTGATCGAGGGTGTTCCCCATGAACAACGCCGAGAGTTTGTTGGTAAGTTCGTTGAAGATATGAAGGGTTCGGGACTTTTTCGTGAGGTTTCAGGCGGCCCTCCAAACACCATGTCGCAAGTTCATGACGTGTACTTTCCCCATCGCTATAGTCACCTCGCTTCCACTTCCGAGGAGTTGGAGCAGCTCAATACAGCCGCTGCAATGCAGGACAAGGCCGAAAGCTTTTTGGCGGCTCTCAATGGTCGCTATTCGATGTTCTTGCAACGAGCTGGCCCAAAGGATCCACTCCTCGCTTACATAGGTATGGTGGAGCGCCTATCAACCCTCATGCGTCCAACGATGCACGTTGTTGATGGATTCTATCAAACCTCGTCGGGCGAATCCGTCATCTTTGCAGAGCTCAGTGTCTCCCCGTTTGATTCTAAATCGGCGGTTCAAGTCCATGACTTCATTCACACGAGTTTCGACCAACACAATGTTTTCGAAGCTAAGTTGATGATCAGCGGCGTTTATCGATACACAAAGTCGATTTCAACGACCATTAAGAATGATATTCAGCGAATCACCGTCGTGAGCCTGTTCGGGATCCTCTTCATTTTCGGATTTGGGTTTGGTAAGCTTCGGTTTGCGTTGCTTCCGATTCTTTCGATTGGCGTGGGTGTTCTGGCCGCCATACTTTTTACGTCAATTGTGCTCAGTGAAATTCATCTGATTGCGTTGGCTTTTGGAGCCTCACTAATAGGAGTTTGTGTCGACTTTTCGATTCACTTCTTGAATCTTTCGACGCACTCAAAGAGGTCGGTTTGGCCACCAATTTGGCTCGGTGCCCTCACAACAATTGGGGGATTTTCTGTGCTCTTGACATCGACGGTTCCCGCACTCAAGCAAATCGCTGTGTTCTCAACCATTGGGGTCGTGACCTCGGTTGGAACCACGTGGCTACTCGCTCGCCACTTCTTCTTGACGGAAAAGGCACCACGTCATCAACGAGCCGTCGTGGCAGTGAATCAAATGTTCGATCTTCTGCGTACCAGACCCCTTTGGGCGCTGAGCCTTGGAGTCCCGACACTTTTGATTCCGATGCTGGGCTTGCCTTCGCTACACATCGAAAAGGACATGAGGTCGCTTCGTGACCCTTTGCCGGCACTAAGAATCGAAGATGAATTGGTACAAGCCAAGATCTCAGGAGAGAGAAGCTCAAGTGTGATCATTGTGCGGGGCAACGATGCCCAAACCGCACTTGATCGAAACGACAGCCTCGCAGTTCAATTGGAACACGCTATCGCGAACCGAGAGCTTGAAGGTTACTCGTCGATGCACCACCTTCTGTGGTCAGGGAAAACCCAGGCCATGAATCGTGAATTTCTCCAAGAGAATAGAAATTCGCTATTGAGCAAAATGTCCAAGGCCTATGACGAGGCTGGGGTGGACTCAGCCACTCTTGAGCCAATCAAGGAACAGAATTTTTTTGCTCCGAAGGAGTTTCTAACGCTGAGTGACCTCAGAGGGAGCGCCCTGTCGTCGTTGGTCGACCTCTTTGATGCCAGAAAGGATGGGACCGTGCTTCTGACGTTTTTGGAACGTGTGGATAAGCCTCAAGCGCTTGCCGACCGTGTTGCTGCCGTACCAGGTGCGTTCATGTTTAACCAAGAGGATTCGTTGAATTCAGCGTGGCAGGAACTCGGTCACGAAATCACTCGGGCCGCCTTGTACGGACTAGCTTTGATCGCGTTCATTGTCGTCCTTGGGTTCCGAAAGGTTAGGTCGATATTGGTAGCCATGGTGCCACCCTTTGCGGGATGTTTCGCGAGCCTCGGGGTGTTTGGACTAATGGAAGTACCTGTCGGTCCCATCCATGGTCTGGGGCTCATGTTGGTGATTGCATTGGCGGCTGACTATGGAGTGATGTTGGCTTCCCACCACCGTGACATCGGGCCTGCGGCGCTGAGTATCTTCATGGCCTATGGCTCGACGATGTTTTCGTTCGGGGCACTGGGGTTATCAGAACATCCACTTCTAAGGAGTTTTGGACTCACTATTGCTATGGGTGCAACATTTGCGCTGCTCTTGTTGCCATTTTCAGCAGTCCTACTCCAACGCAAGAAAGATACCGTATGCGAATCGTAG
- a CDS encoding NAD(P)/FAD-dependent oxidoreductase yields MSDLPVVVIGSGPGGVVCAAALKQMGIDVVIIERGRFPRFTIGESLLPITMSHLKEVGLLEAVESAGFQKKEGAVFANDTCSTRIDFSKSWNPSAPHAYSLQRAHFDHLLAQQAERRGIEIQWNSTIESAEYNGIQWTLRVRGPAGPYTVLASFVVDSSGSDILQQRPTASSTDNPVFSAVFCHMKDPNRPAGFEEGATWILSNDSTTWGWMIPFSDGTCSVGFVGPDAEVRGIAETDTERFYTHLHAYSASSQRFSNCEEVRIKPTSVTNFRREFVKPSGPGYCLVGNSLGFLDPIFSSGLAIATESGLRAAKVIHHTRENPDFSWSQNYDKPLSRGLRVMSDCVSAWYDGVLRDLIYSNTTNRYSAHFEKRITGLLAGGVWDETNSLTEDTAWNLRFLQQRIQKKEVSQRPEE; encoded by the coding sequence ATGAGTGACTTACCAGTTGTAGTCATCGGTAGTGGGCCTGGAGGTGTAGTTTGTGCTGCGGCACTCAAGCAGATGGGCATCGACGTAGTTATCATCGAACGAGGCAGGTTCCCACGATTTACGATTGGAGAATCGCTTCTACCCATAACCATGTCTCATCTGAAGGAAGTGGGTCTTTTGGAGGCGGTTGAAAGTGCCGGGTTTCAAAAAAAAGAGGGTGCGGTTTTCGCGAATGACACCTGTTCAACGAGAATCGACTTTTCAAAGTCTTGGAATCCAAGCGCTCCACATGCGTACAGTCTTCAACGTGCGCACTTTGACCACCTACTGGCCCAGCAGGCCGAAAGGCGTGGAATCGAAATTCAATGGAATTCGACGATTGAATCCGCCGAATACAACGGCATTCAATGGACACTCCGAGTTCGAGGGCCCGCGGGGCCATATACGGTTCTAGCAAGCTTTGTGGTCGACTCCTCCGGCAGCGATATCCTGCAGCAAAGACCCACCGCGTCTTCAACAGACAATCCCGTTTTCTCCGCAGTCTTCTGCCATATGAAAGATCCCAATCGACCCGCTGGATTTGAGGAAGGTGCCACTTGGATTCTCTCGAATGATTCAACTACTTGGGGTTGGATGATTCCGTTTAGCGACGGAACCTGTTCTGTGGGATTTGTAGGCCCAGACGCCGAAGTACGAGGCATCGCGGAAACCGATACTGAGCGCTTCTACACCCACCTACATGCATATTCGGCCTCAAGTCAGCGCTTTTCCAACTGCGAAGAGGTGCGTATCAAACCGACATCAGTAACCAATTTTAGACGAGAGTTCGTCAAGCCCTCGGGGCCAGGATATTGTTTGGTAGGCAACAGCTTGGGGTTCCTCGACCCGATCTTTTCATCGGGCCTTGCGATTGCAACGGAGTCCGGGCTCCGTGCGGCCAAAGTAATACACCACACTCGAGAAAATCCGGATTTCAGCTGGAGTCAAAACTACGACAAGCCGTTGTCTCGTGGCCTACGTGTTATGTCAGACTGCGTTAGTGCCTGGTATGATGGAGTACTGCGAGACCTGATCTACTCAAACACGACCAACAGATACTCAGCTCATTTTGAAAAACGTATCACGGGCCTCCTCGCCGGAGGGGTTTGGGACGAAACAAATTCTCTCACCGAAGACACCGCTTGGAACCTGCGATTTCTCCAACAGAGAATTCAAAAGAAGGAGGTTTCACAGCGCCCAGAGGAATGA
- a CDS encoding vWA domain-containing protein, translating to MMKATKTLMFPLLLTVAACGYSDEALYGDTYEGAPVERANDHEDHGVNPWIETSEEATSSFSMDVNTASYTMARRAILEDGLPVAESVRTEEFLNYFRFEYPQPTDSTFAINMEVAPSYFGSTAEEQKHLLRIGVRGKSIPLDEMRPANIVLLIDVSGSMASADRLGLVKESINGLLEHLRPTDTIAIQTYASGSTTVLEPTAVAERGTIQAAVDNLHAGGGTNGEGGIVAAYDLADKGYLEEGINRVMIFTDGDFNIGKTGDDLVELVKSYRDRQIFLSTVGFGNGGYGDRTMEQLARYAQGTYFYIDSSPEAQRIFGTELPSTLEVIAQDARIQVEFSEDAVLRYRLIGYEKRVMSNEDFDKEETDAAEIGPDHTVTALYEMVLNPEADTSSLLSTVRIRHREGFDEATILTETFIKRSQILASFDEASKATRFAASVVHFAEILRSVSRDLRFDEIVEIADAARYTDNDDQEEFVDLVRKVKSRYND from the coding sequence ATGATGAAAGCGACCAAAACACTGATGTTCCCCCTCTTGCTAACCGTGGCTGCCTGTGGCTACAGCGACGAAGCTCTCTACGGCGACACCTACGAAGGAGCTCCTGTAGAAAGGGCCAACGACCACGAAGACCACGGCGTAAATCCCTGGATTGAAACCTCAGAGGAGGCCACCTCGAGCTTCTCTATGGACGTCAACACAGCCTCCTACACCATGGCACGCCGCGCGATTCTAGAAGACGGGCTGCCAGTTGCGGAGAGTGTTCGCACCGAGGAATTCCTGAACTATTTTCGATTCGAGTACCCTCAACCCACCGATTCTACCTTCGCCATCAACATGGAGGTCGCGCCTAGCTACTTTGGGAGCACCGCTGAAGAACAAAAACACCTATTGAGAATTGGTGTGCGCGGAAAGAGCATCCCGCTCGACGAGATGCGACCCGCCAATATCGTACTTCTTATCGACGTCTCAGGCTCCATGGCCTCCGCGGATAGACTCGGTTTGGTCAAAGAGTCCATCAACGGACTCTTGGAGCACCTTCGGCCTACCGACACCATCGCGATCCAAACCTACGCGAGCGGCTCAACGACCGTGCTTGAGCCTACCGCCGTGGCAGAACGCGGCACGATTCAGGCCGCAGTGGATAACCTCCATGCCGGAGGTGGAACAAATGGCGAAGGTGGCATCGTCGCGGCCTACGACCTGGCCGACAAAGGCTATCTGGAAGAAGGCATCAATCGCGTCATGATCTTCACGGACGGCGACTTCAACATTGGAAAAACCGGCGACGACTTAGTCGAGCTCGTAAAAAGCTATCGCGACCGGCAAATCTTTCTCTCCACCGTGGGCTTCGGCAATGGCGGCTACGGTGACCGCACCATGGAGCAGCTCGCCCGATACGCACAAGGCACCTACTTCTACATAGACTCTTCGCCTGAAGCACAACGAATCTTCGGCACCGAGCTACCCTCGACGCTCGAGGTCATCGCACAAGACGCACGTATCCAGGTGGAGTTTTCCGAGGACGCCGTGCTTCGCTACCGCCTCATCGGATATGAAAAACGCGTCATGAGCAATGAGGACTTCGACAAAGAAGAAACCGATGCCGCTGAGATTGGGCCGGACCACACCGTTACCGCCCTCTACGAGATGGTGCTCAACCCCGAGGCCGACACCTCAAGCCTGCTCTCCACCGTACGGATCCGTCATCGCGAAGGCTTCGATGAAGCCACGATTCTCACCGAGACATTCATCAAACGCTCGCAAATCTTGGCGAGTTTCGACGAGGCGAGCAAGGCCACCAGGTTTGCCGCATCGGTGGTGCACTTTGCAGAAATCTTGCGGAGCGTCAGCCGAGATCTCCGGTTCGACGAAATCGTAGAAATCGCGGATGCCGCGCGTTACACCGACAATGACGACCAGGAGGAGTTCGTCGACCTGGTTCGCAAAGTTAAGAGTCGCTACAACGACTGA
- a CDS encoding DUF3261 domain-containing protein — MRIVAITILFLVGAGCAGTEKKNSPEANLSLVAVSPDIAPFFIRQRVEISYGEDTHLLDAVIEFDGTTVRTVFLDPASRPAIVMEQAGNEFKAFGPQVDALPFDPRWIMQVIGSALLMSPLHQLEFEQEVRPSALGVVRDTAVDGRLTTRFVESHHTQIEYSWDGHACPTSIKIENSKQLYSLNITTLQCGEDLNE, encoded by the coding sequence ATGCGAATCGTAGCAATAACTATTCTATTTCTCGTTGGAGCGGGGTGTGCAGGAACGGAGAAGAAAAATTCGCCTGAAGCCAATCTTTCACTCGTTGCCGTGTCACCGGATATCGCTCCCTTTTTCATCCGCCAAAGGGTCGAGATCTCATATGGCGAGGACACCCATCTACTTGACGCCGTGATTGAGTTCGACGGAACCACTGTGCGAACTGTTTTTCTGGACCCCGCTTCACGCCCCGCCATTGTCATGGAGCAGGCGGGGAACGAATTCAAAGCGTTCGGACCACAAGTAGACGCACTCCCTTTCGACCCCCGATGGATTATGCAGGTCATCGGATCGGCGCTTTTAATGAGCCCACTCCATCAATTGGAATTCGAACAGGAAGTGAGGCCTTCCGCTCTTGGCGTCGTGCGAGACACCGCTGTTGACGGGCGCCTTACAACTCGATTCGTTGAGAGTCACCATACGCAGATCGAGTACTCTTGGGACGGACACGCATGCCCAACCTCAATCAAAATCGAAAACAGTAAACAGCTCTATTCGTTGAATATTACTACTTTGCAGTGTGGAGAAGACTTAAATGAGTGA
- a CDS encoding acyl-CoA thioesterase, with the protein MTTRTPIYVHFEVPFHDVDRANIVWHGHYLRYFEFARTALMRAHRLDVDDFIDLGLGLVVSESRCRHVSPARYADVLRIEARFEAVTHQIVVGYLIVNETSGKVVARGRTSMVCVNFDLDLLPKVPAEILDRIGKLP; encoded by the coding sequence ATGACAACTCGAACACCCATTTATGTTCACTTCGAGGTACCTTTTCATGATGTCGACCGCGCCAATATCGTCTGGCATGGTCACTATCTAAGGTACTTTGAGTTCGCAAGAACGGCGCTCATGCGTGCGCATCGTTTAGATGTCGATGATTTCATCGATTTAGGACTCGGACTCGTTGTTTCAGAATCGAGATGTCGCCATGTGTCACCCGCACGATATGCGGACGTCCTGCGAATTGAGGCTCGCTTTGAAGCAGTGACTCACCAGATTGTTGTCGGGTATTTGATTGTGAATGAAACAAGTGGGAAAGTAGTCGCTCGCGGACGTACAAGTATGGTTTGTGTCAATTTTGATTTGGACCTCCTGCCAAAAGTGCCTGCTGAAATCCTTGATCGAATTGGTAAGTTGCCATGA